The genomic stretch TTGGCCGAGCCGTGGCAACGCTTGCTGGCCGGGGCAATCGACCGCATCCTGCCTATTATATTTTTCATTCTTACCATAACGGTTGGTGCGAACCCACGATATGCACGTGCCAAATTGCTGTGGTTGTATGATTCTATACTAATCATTGGTTGTCTAACTGTGCTGTCATTTCTCTGGCAGGCTGTTATCATGAGTCGAAGCGGTCAGAGTATCGGCCAGAAAATCCTGCGTATCCGTGTGATTACGGATACCGGCGAGAACCCGGGCTTTGCTAAATATGTGCTGGCGCGCGAAGTGTTTTTCTTTGCCGTTTTGCTTTCGCTATGCGGGCTGCTCAGCGGCCTGGGTTTGGGCCACATTATCTATTGTGCTGTGCAATTGTTGTACCTGATTATGCTATGCCGCAAGCGCGGCAATTATCAAACGCCGCAGGATTTGATGTTGCAGACTTTGGTGGTGAAGGTGTGAGTGCCGGCATAACGAAAGGCTGCCTGAATCATTCAGGTAGCCTTTCGTATTATTATGGTGGGCGGATATGAAACTTGTTGCTGCGAGGCTTCAGCTAGCCTCTACTACTTCCTCC from Eikenella exigua encodes the following:
- a CDS encoding RDD family protein, yielding MAEPWQRLLAGAIDRILPIIFFILTITVGANPRYARAKLLWLYDSILIIGCLTVLSFLWQAVIMSRSGQSIGQKILRIRVITDTGENPGFAKYVLAREVFFFAVLLSLCGLLSGLGLGHIIYCAVQLLYLIMLCRKRGNYQTPQDLMLQTLVVKV